In Alkalihalobacillus sp. FSL W8-0930, a single window of DNA contains:
- a CDS encoding processed acidic surface protein translates to MKRFVSMFLVVALLVFTVPTVSFAAVTDEELEGYLAEKNITREQLDDYFSIFDTTVDEFEDIEDLEGFVWILSDEVDEGYTFLDMLIDNFETTYEELEALLAENNTSVNEFIFYEELENYLWENYEWDLSWDEEWTEEEEWEEISFDGLFDEIGLSDKELEALFEHLINVVEQNPEAIDQLLALAERMEAFGDFESSTELTAEEIAELFAIGNELIKVLQMNPEFYLAKPGEQKPISFADLLKLTELKGYDLLVVLYDLEGNKLADFIITAELFNGNTLGNVGDDLGETGVIVEDVVENKPATENKPAPTPTPAPPANTKAEKVEKVAKDNKAAPAKQSESKKDNTSSSKKVTKTVDGAKMPKTATDYPLYTFIGLGMTLVGFILFRRFKMAS, encoded by the coding sequence ATGAAGCGTTTTGTATCGATGTTTTTAGTGGTTGCACTATTAGTATTTACGGTACCAACAGTCAGTTTTGCTGCAGTAACGGATGAAGAGTTAGAAGGGTATTTAGCAGAAAAGAATATTACAAGAGAGCAGTTAGATGACTATTTTTCTATCTTTGATACAACGGTGGATGAATTTGAAGATATAGAAGATCTAGAAGGGTTCGTATGGATATTATCCGATGAAGTTGATGAAGGATACACGTTCCTCGATATGCTTATTGACAACTTTGAAACTACATACGAAGAACTTGAAGCGTTACTCGCCGAAAATAATACATCTGTTAATGAATTTATTTTCTATGAAGAACTAGAAAATTATTTATGGGAGAATTACGAGTGGGATCTTTCTTGGGACGAAGAATGGACTGAGGAAGAAGAATGGGAAGAGATTTCTTTTGATGGCCTTTTTGATGAAATCGGACTATCTGATAAAGAACTCGAAGCATTGTTCGAGCACCTAATTAACGTTGTTGAACAAAACCCTGAGGCAATTGATCAACTTCTAGCTCTTGCTGAGCGCATGGAAGCTTTCGGTGATTTTGAATCTTCTACCGAACTAACAGCAGAAGAAATCGCTGAACTCTTTGCCATTGGTAACGAATTAATTAAAGTATTACAAATGAACCCTGAGTTTTATCTAGCAAAACCAGGTGAGCAAAAGCCGATTAGCTTCGCTGATCTATTAAAGCTGACTGAGTTAAAAGGGTATGACTTACTTGTTGTACTCTATGATCTTGAAGGAAATAAGCTAGCTGATTTTATTATCACTGCAGAACTATTTAACGGGAACACACTTGGTAATGTTGGCGATGACTTGGGTGAGACCGGAGTAATCGTTGAAGACGTTGTAGAAAACAAGCCAGCAACTGAGAACAAACCAGCACCTACCCCAACCCCTGCTCCACCTGCTAACACAAAAGCAGAAAAAGTGGAAAAGGTAGCGAAGGACAACAAAGCTGCTCCTGCAAAACAAAGCGAGTCTAAAAAAGACAATACCTCTTCTTCTAAAAAGGTAACAAAAACAGTAGATGGTGCAAAAATGCCTAAGACTGCGACTGATTATCCGCTGTACACGTTCATTGGTCTTGGAATGACGTTAGTTGGATTCATCTTATTCCGTCGCTTTAAAATGGCATCATGA
- a CDS encoding class D sortase, which produces MSRHVNRTKRSNKRFILLFLAVALIAGGLWFTTTNTYKFAKGYFLFKTDQVVSAEAPKEEKPSTEEPVDEPTEPIDWWPEQGELMGELEIPVLNATLPIYHGTDDNELDQGIGHFAQSVLPGDPDNSVLSGHRDTVFRKLGEVGEGDTLIVRTRIGEYTFKIFRERIVDEDDRTVIVSTEDAQLTLTTCYPFDFVGAAPDRYVLEAELIDTTLYPELVDFE; this is translated from the coding sequence ATGAGTAGACACGTAAATAGGACGAAACGCTCTAACAAGCGTTTCATCCTTCTTTTTTTAGCTGTCGCTCTGATTGCAGGTGGCCTGTGGTTTACGACAACCAATACGTACAAATTTGCAAAAGGATATTTCTTGTTTAAGACCGATCAAGTGGTTAGTGCTGAAGCGCCCAAGGAGGAAAAACCTTCTACTGAGGAACCTGTAGATGAACCGACTGAGCCAATTGATTGGTGGCCGGAGCAAGGTGAGTTGATGGGTGAGCTTGAAATTCCCGTTTTGAATGCCACCCTCCCTATCTATCATGGGACCGATGATAATGAGCTTGATCAGGGTATCGGTCATTTTGCACAGAGCGTACTTCCTGGTGATCCTGATAACTCTGTGTTGTCAGGGCATCGTGATACGGTCTTTCGTAAGCTTGGTGAGGTTGGAGAAGGCGATACGTTAATTGTCCGCACGCGTATCGGTGAATATACATTTAAGATTTTCAGAGAACGTATTGTCGATGAGGATGATCGTACGGTGATTGTTTCGACTGAGGATGCGCAGCTTACTCTCACCACTTGTTATCCATTTGATTTTGTCGGCGCCGCTCCAGATCGCTACGTGCTTGAAGCGGAATTAATTGATACCACTCTTTATCCGGAACTTGTTGATTTTGAATGA
- a CDS encoding 2-hydroxymuconate tautomerase translates to MPIVTVKMLEGRNDDQKRALIEQVTSAVVETVDAPPENVTVIIEEMKHEHYGKAGKRPAIVDK, encoded by the coding sequence ATGCCAATTGTAACGGTTAAAATGCTAGAAGGTCGTAATGACGATCAAAAGCGCGCACTGATTGAACAGGTGACAAGCGCAGTTGTAGAGACAGTCGATGCACCTCCAGAGAACGTAACGGTCATCATTGAAGAGATGAAGCATGAGCACTACGGAAAAGCTGGGAAACGTCCAGCGATTGTAGACAAATAA
- a CDS encoding YwgA family protein has protein sequence MLDEHAKLMTFFSQAGEVVGRKKLQKMIYIEKKLSLPFRERYTFHVYGPYSEELSLRVEELTNLGLLDEVREDKGHYYQYRYRLSEEGTQFLSLSTIDMPDVTPITTSLNEQSSRFLELLSTMLYFDHLEGEELKEKVTSVKPKQKFTDEEFEKAMDYKQQLENMVQ, from the coding sequence ATGCTAGATGAACATGCGAAGCTCATGACATTTTTCTCACAAGCAGGGGAAGTGGTCGGCCGTAAGAAATTACAAAAGATGATCTACATAGAAAAGAAGCTGAGTCTGCCGTTTAGGGAACGGTATACCTTTCACGTCTATGGACCGTATTCAGAAGAGCTAAGTCTTCGAGTAGAAGAATTGACCAATCTTGGATTACTCGACGAGGTTCGAGAAGACAAAGGTCACTACTATCAGTATCGTTATCGTTTGTCAGAGGAAGGAACTCAATTTCTTTCTCTGTCAACGATTGATATGCCCGATGTGACACCAATTACAACAAGCTTAAATGAACAAAGCTCAAGGTTTTTGGAGCTTTTATCAACCATGCTGTATTTTGACCACTTAGAAGGCGAAGAGCTTAAGGAAAAGGTGACCTCTGTGAAACCAAAACAAAAGTTTACCGATGAAGAATTTGAAAAAGCGATGGATTACAAACAACAATTGGAGAATATGGTTCAATAA
- a CDS encoding HD domain-containing protein, translated as MTESYQGMLDEEKVFKDPVHRYIHVRDKVIWALIGTKEFQRLRRVRQLGTSYMTFHGAEHTRFTHSLGVYEITRRMINVFEGRPHWNEQDRLLALAAALLHDIGHGPFSHSFEKVFHSDHEDWTRAIILGDTEVNDVLTSVSPTFAKDVAEVIEKTSSNKLVTSMISSQIDADRMDYLQRDAYNIGVSYGHFDMERILRVMRPTEDQVVIKQSGMHAVEDYIMSRYQMYWQVYFHPVTRSAEVILSKIFQRAKWLYKQGYEFQQAPTHLFSFFDGSPTLEDYLRLDESVVLYYFQIWQEEQDEILQDLCVRFMNRRLFKYVEVNPNIQMGDWARLRELFAKAGLDPDYYLVVDSSSDLPYDFYRPGEEEERVPIHLILPNGKLRELSRQSDVVESISGKKRTDHKLYYPGDWLEATDAFEEEKREIYMLLNKEG; from the coding sequence ATGACAGAATCGTATCAGGGTATGCTTGATGAAGAGAAAGTATTTAAAGATCCTGTTCACAGATATATACACGTGCGGGATAAGGTCATTTGGGCATTAATCGGAACAAAAGAATTTCAACGTCTTAGACGTGTACGACAACTTGGGACAAGCTATATGACTTTTCATGGGGCGGAGCATACTCGTTTTACGCATTCGCTTGGTGTGTATGAGATCACAAGGCGAATGATTAATGTATTTGAGGGGCGTCCTCATTGGAACGAACAGGACAGGCTTCTGGCTCTAGCTGCAGCATTACTACACGATATTGGTCATGGACCTTTTTCTCATTCGTTTGAAAAGGTATTTCATTCTGATCACGAGGACTGGACACGAGCGATTATCCTTGGAGATACAGAAGTAAATGACGTATTAACATCTGTTAGTCCGACATTTGCAAAAGATGTGGCAGAAGTCATTGAGAAAACATCATCGAACAAACTGGTAACAAGTATGATTTCCAGTCAAATTGATGCGGATCGCATGGATTACTTGCAACGGGATGCGTATAACATCGGTGTGAGCTATGGTCATTTTGACATGGAACGAATTCTTCGAGTGATGAGACCGACAGAAGATCAAGTAGTGATTAAGCAAAGCGGAATGCATGCCGTAGAAGATTACATCATGAGTCGATACCAGATGTATTGGCAGGTCTATTTTCACCCTGTAACAAGAAGTGCGGAAGTGATTTTGAGTAAGATTTTCCAACGGGCAAAGTGGTTATACAAACAAGGATACGAATTTCAGCAGGCTCCTACACATTTATTTTCCTTTTTTGATGGGAGTCCAACACTAGAGGATTATTTGCGTCTTGACGAATCGGTTGTTCTCTACTATTTTCAAATATGGCAAGAAGAACAGGACGAGATTCTACAGGATCTTTGTGTCAGGTTCATGAATCGTCGGTTGTTTAAGTACGTGGAAGTGAATCCGAACATTCAAATGGGGGATTGGGCACGGCTGCGTGAATTATTTGCAAAAGCTGGACTTGATCCAGATTATTACTTAGTTGTGGACTCATCATCAGACCTACCTTATGACTTTTATCGACCGGGAGAAGAAGAGGAAAGAGTACCGATTCATCTCATTTTGCCAAACGGTAAGCTAAGAGAGCTGTCCAGACAGTCGGATGTGGTTGAATCCATCTCAGGGAAAAAACGAACGGACCATAAGCTGTATTACCCTGGAGATTGGCTTGAGGCAACGGATGCGTTTGAGGAAGAAAAAAGAGAGATATACATGCTGTTAAACAAAGAAGGGTGA
- a CDS encoding dicarboxylate/amino acid:cation symporter: MNLTVKILIGLLVGAVTGVIFNIFAPDAFQYVDTYFFDPVGTIFLNLIMMIVVPLVFFSIALGAAGMGDPKKLGRIGGKTVGFFLITTAIALAIGLSIALIVQPGDEGLLGEGDQNYTAEEAPPIMETITNIIPSNPIEAMASGEMLQIIAFSLFVGIALAILGDKVKGITKLFEQGNEIMMYLVGVIMKVAPYGAGALIASALGSAGIGAMRSLAMYMLCVIGALIIHSIVTYGGAVAVFGKMNPVKFYKGFFPAIAMGFSLSSSNGTLPLSMKSAQENLGVSKTVSSFVQPLGATINMDGTAIMQAIATVFIAQVYGITLDVPDLLTIVLTATLASIGTAGVPGVGMIMLAMVLTSVGLPPEGIALVIGVDRILDMMRTSVNITGDAVCAVIVDHGERKNGHIDEDKEMQATS; encoded by the coding sequence ATGAATTTAACGGTAAAAATATTAATTGGTCTTTTAGTTGGTGCGGTAACTGGTGTTATTTTTAATATCTTTGCACCTGATGCTTTTCAATATGTGGATACATATTTTTTCGATCCAGTTGGGACGATTTTTCTTAACTTGATTATGATGATTGTTGTTCCGCTCGTATTTTTCTCCATTGCATTGGGAGCGGCTGGAATGGGTGATCCAAAGAAGCTTGGGAGAATCGGTGGGAAAACAGTTGGATTTTTCTTAATTACCACTGCTATTGCTTTAGCCATTGGTTTATCCATTGCATTAATTGTTCAACCAGGTGATGAAGGGTTGCTTGGCGAAGGAGATCAAAATTATACGGCAGAAGAAGCGCCTCCGATTATGGAGACGATCACAAATATCATTCCTTCTAATCCAATTGAAGCAATGGCTTCTGGAGAGATGCTTCAAATTATCGCCTTCTCACTATTCGTGGGGATTGCGCTTGCGATCTTAGGAGATAAGGTAAAGGGAATAACAAAGCTGTTTGAACAGGGTAATGAGATTATGATGTACCTTGTTGGAGTCATTATGAAGGTTGCTCCATACGGCGCAGGTGCACTCATTGCCTCTGCATTAGGAAGTGCGGGAATTGGTGCAATGAGATCACTCGCGATGTATATGCTTTGTGTGATTGGAGCTTTAATTATTCATAGCATCGTGACATACGGAGGAGCAGTAGCGGTCTTCGGTAAGATGAATCCTGTTAAATTTTACAAAGGATTCTTCCCGGCGATTGCGATGGGCTTCAGCTTATCTAGTAGTAACGGGACGCTACCACTATCTATGAAATCTGCACAAGAAAACCTAGGTGTATCAAAGACGGTATCAAGCTTTGTACAGCCACTCGGAGCCACCATCAACATGGATGGAACGGCTATTATGCAGGCAATTGCGACCGTTTTTATTGCTCAGGTATATGGAATAACATTAGATGTGCCTGACCTATTAACCATTGTCTTAACAGCCACTTTAGCAAGTATCGGTACAGCAGGAGTACCTGGTGTAGGGATGATCATGCTAGCGATGGTCTTAACATCTGTTGGCCTTCCGCCAGAAGGGATCGCTCTTGTTATTGGGGTTGACCGTATTCTAGATATGATGAGAACGTCAGTCAACATTACAGGGGACGCTGTATGTGCTGTTATTGTGGACCACGGAGAACGCAAAAATGGTCACATTGACGAAGATAAAGAGATGCAAGCTACCTCTTAA